From Homalodisca vitripennis isolate AUS2020 chromosome 1, UT_GWSS_2.1, whole genome shotgun sequence, the proteins below share one genomic window:
- the LOC124353148 gene encoding prostatic spermine-binding protein-like, whose translation MKGLLLLSLVFLLSGLVNARSIDKQLIQLARNIQNRYGQENSNDAALFHILGVKQVSTGSKDNGEGIQYFQDDYDSYEDYENELQGEEDSADDEFDEIYGGHSNGLDNNTEEDDDDSDDSDDDSGDDDDSSEYSYDSDDDDDFEDKYDEDVDDDDDDDDDDNDDGDDDDDDDGDDG comes from the coding sequence gttTGCTGTTATTAAGTCTTGTGTTTTTGCTCTCGGGGCTAGTTAATGCTCGCTCAATTGACAAGCAATTGATTCAGTTGGCAAGAAATATACAAAATCGGTACGGTCAAGAAAACAGCAATGATGCAGCATTATTTCACATTTTGGGAGTAAAGCAAGTTTCTACCGGAAGTAAAGATAACGGAGAAGGTATTCAGTATTTTCAAGACGATTATGACAGCTACGAAGATTATGAAAATGAACTTCAAGGAGAAGAAGACAGCGCGGATGATGAATTTGATGAGATTTATGGAGGACATTCCAATGGGTTAGACAATAATACTGAAGAAGATGACGATGACAGTGATGACAGTGACGACGACAGTGGTGATGACGATGACAGTAGTGAATATAGCTATGACAGTGATGACGATGAtgattttgaagataaatatgaCGAAGACGTAGACGACGATGACGATGATGACGATGACGACAATGATGATGGTGATGACGACGACGATGATGATGGTGATGatggatga
- the LOC124353155 gene encoding prostatic spermine-binding protein-like has product MKKAFEEEEYGEDEEDEGNEEDGDDDDDDDGDDDDNDDDDADNEDDFDEEDEIKKAFEEEEYGEDEEDEGNEEEADFDEHEPFNENDIEGDDAEENYNEENVDDGNSYIDGDNEDLEEDNDEYNEENIFYNGFDEEDKDSY; this is encoded by the exons ATGAAAAAGgcttttgaagaagaagaatatGGAGAGGATGAAGAAGATGAAGGAAATGAAGAAGACGGCGATGACGACGACGATGATGATGGTGATGATGATGacaatgatgatgatgatg CTGACAATGAAGATGATTTTGATGAAGAAGACGAAATCAAAAAGgcttttgaagaagaagaatatGGAGAGGATGAAGAAGATGAAGGAAATGAGGAGGAAGCAGATTTTGATGAACACGAACCATTTAATGAGAATGATATTGAAGGTGATGATGCCGAAGAAAActacaatgaagaaaatgttGATGATGGTAATAGTTACATTGATGGGGATAATGAAGATTTAGAAGAAGATAATGATGAATATAacgaagaaaatattttctacaatggTTTTGATGAAGAAGATAAGGACagttactaa